DNA from Kitasatospora acidiphila:
CTGGTCTGAGCCGCGCGACGCCGAACGGCTGCCCCGGCACCCCCTCGCGGGGGCGCCGGGGCAGCGGGCGTTTCGGCCCTTGCCGGGCTGACGGTCCGTCAGTTGTGTTGCCAGGCCACCGAGAAGTCGGTCGCGGAGCTCAGCGGCGAGGTGGTGGCCTTGGCCGGGCCGCCCTGGGTGGCCATGGCGATCCGGGCGGGGGAGAAGGTGCCGATGGCCTGGCCGTTGGCCGTGGCACCGCCGAACTGGACGGTGCCGAAGTCGGTCAACGGCAGCACGCCGGTGCTCGACGAGGGCGCCTCGGCGATCACCTCGGCGGAGGCAAGCCGGGCGCTGCGCAGCGTCTTGTGCACGGTGTGGCTCCAGTTCTTGGTCTGGTCGCTGAGGACCAGGGTGAACTGGCCGCCGGCGCCGGCCAGCACCGAGGCGGAGAGGTGGTCGCCGGGTGCCACCGGGTCGCTGAAGTCGACCGGGTAGGCGGGGTACATCTCGTACCAGGCGGCGTAGCGCGGGGAGCCGCCCGAGCAGTCCGCCATGGTGCCGGTCTGCTCCACCGTGCCGCTGCCGTCGCCGTCCAGGCCGGCCCAGAAGCTGGACCAGGTGTTGGTGGCGTCGCAGTTCGCCGCGGGCTGCACCCAGTTGGCGTGGACACTGGTGAACCGGTGCCCGGTGGCCGCGTATCCGGCCCAGTTGACGCTGGTGGCGTTCAGCGGATCGCCCTGCGGGTCGGTGGGTCCGGAGTCACTGAGGATCATCGGTGCGTCGAGCGCCGGCGACTGCGCGAGCACCGGGGCGGCGTAGCCGAGCAGGGCGGTCAGGGCGGCGGAGAACACCAGGGTGCGGCGGATGGCGGGCATGGCACGGCTCCAGAGGATTGGTTGACGATGCCCGGACAACGGTAGGTCAGCGAACCATCACACCTGATCTGACAGGTATGCAAATCCGCCTGATTTCACCCGATTGGTAGCGTCGGCTGACACGCCGTCGGCCCGCCCGCCGGAATCAGCGGGACGGGCCGATGGCGTGTGGGTCAGCCGCGCACGGTGCCGGTGACCTCGCCGAAGCCGATCCGGACGCCGTCCGCGCCCGGGGCGGTGGCGCTGATGGTGACCGTGTCGCCGTCCTGCAGGAAGGTCCGGGTGGAGCCGTCCGCCAGGGTGAGCGGGTCGCGGCCGTTCCAGCTCAGCTCGATCAGCGAGCCGCGCTGGTCGGCGGCGGCGCCGGAGATGGTGCCGGAGCCGTAGAGGTCGCCGGTGCGCAGCGAGGCGCCGTTCACCGTGGTGTGCGCCAGCATCTGGGCCGGCGACCAGTACATCCCGGCGTACGGCGGCCGGGAGACCACGCTGCCGTTGAGCTCCACCACCAGGTCGATGTCCAGCCCCCAGGGCTCCTTCTCGACCAGGTAGGGCAGCGGCTGCGGATCCTGCGCCGGGGTGGCGGTCCGGGCCGCCTGCAGGGCGGCCAGCGGCACCACCCACGGCGAGATCGAGGTGGCGAACGACTTGCCCAGGAACGGGCCGAGCGGCACGTACTCCCAGGACTGGATGTCGCGCGCGCTCCAGTCGTTGAGCAGCACCGCGCCGAACACGTGGTCGGCGAAGTCCGCCACGCCGACCGCTTCGCCGAGCGCCGAGCCGGCGCCGACCACGAAGCCGAGCTCGGCCTCGATGTCCAGGCGGGCCGAGGGCCGAAGACCGGCGCCGGGTCCTGCGGGCCCTTGCGCTGGCCGTTCGGGCGCCGGATCTCGGTGCCGGACACCACCACGGTGCCCGCCCGGCCGTGGTAGCCGACCGGCAGGTGCTTCCAGTTGGGCAGCAGCGCCGCGGCGTCCGGGCGGAACATCCGGCCCAGGTTGGTGGCGTGCTCCTCGGAGGCGTAGAAGTCGACGTAGTCGGCGACCTCGATCGGCAGCTGCAGCCGCACCTCGTCGATCCGGTAGAGGTTGGCCTCGACCAGCCGCCGCTCCTCCTCATCGGTGAGCAGCCCGGTGACCCGCTCGCGCACATAGGCCCACTCGCCGGGCCCGCGGCGCATGAACCGGTTGAGCGAACCGGTGGCCAGGTCGGCGCCCAGCGGGGTGCCGGCCCAGATCGCGGCGAGGTCGAGCACGTGCTCGCCGATCGCCACCCCGACCCTGGGGGTCTCGGCTCCCGGCGGGGTGAAGACGCCGTACGGCAGGTTCTGCACCGGGAAGGGGGAACCCTCGGGACCGGGATCCAGCTCTGCTTGCTCACTTGCTCACACCGTCCTGCGGGCCGCGCCCGCTCCAGCTCCACGCGTACACACCGTCATCGCTCGCCCGCCCGGCCTCGGCGACCTCCAGCGGGCGGAAGGTGTCCACCATCACCGCCAGCTCGTCGAAGAACTCGGCGCCGATCGACCGCTCATAGGCACCCGGCTGCGGGCCGTGGGTGTGGCCGCCCGGGTGCAGCGAGACCGAGCCCTGGCCGATGCCCGAGCCCTTGCGCGCCTCGTAGTCCCCGCCGCAGTAGAACATCACCTCGTCGCTGTCCACATTGGAGTGGTAGTACGGCACCGGGATCGACAGCGGGTGGTAGTCCACCTTGCGCGGCACGAAGTTGCAGATCACGAAGTTGTTGCCCTCGAAGACCTGGTGGGCCGGCGGCGGCTGGTGGATCCGGCCGGTGATCGGCTCGAAGTTCGCGATGTTGAAGGCGTACGGGTAGAGGCAGCCGTCCCAGCCGACCACGTCGAAGGGGTGGCTGGGCATCGTGAAGACGGTGCCCGCGATGCCGCCCGGGCCGTTGCCGCGGTGCTTCACATAGACGTCGGTGTCTCGACTGTCCCCCTCCTCGCCGACCAGCAGCGGCGCCGAGGGCCCGCGCAGGTCGCGCTCGCAGTACGGCGCGTGCTCCAGCAGCTGGCCGTACTTGGAGAGGTAGCGCCGGGCCGGGGTGATGTGGCTGTTGGCCTCGATCGCGTAGAGCCGCAGCGGCTGGTCGCCGCCGGGCAGCCAGCGGTGCGTGGTGGCCCGGGGGATGACCACGTAGTCGCCCTGGCCCACGGTGAGGCTGCCGAAGACGGTCTCCACCACCGCCTCGCCGGACTCCACGTAGACGCACTCGTCGCCTATGGCGTTGCGGTAGAGCGGGGACTCCTGCCCGCAGGCCACGTAGGCGATCCGGACATCGGCGTTGGCGAGCACCACCCGGCGGCCGCGCACCGCGTCGGTCTGCCGCCACTGCTCACCGGGGAACAGGTCGTGCAGCTTGAAGTGGTAGGGCTTCAGCGGGTGGTTGGCCTCCGCCTTGGCCTCCGGCAGTGCCCACACCCGGCTGTCCACCAGGGCGGACGGGATGGCGCGGTGGTAGAGCAGCGAGGAGTCGGAGAAGAAGCCCTCCTCGCCCATCAGCTCCTCGTAGTAGAGGCCGCCGGCCTCGTTGCGATGCTGGGTGTGCCTCTTCGGCGGCACCGTGCCGACGGTGCGGTAGTACGCCATGCTTCGCCTCCTGAGCGACTGACGCCCTGGACTGCACCGGCCAGGGCGGGCCCGCGCGTGGGGTGGCGTGGACCACTGCCATCCCATGGCCAGCGGCCCGACGGTGTCAAGGACCCCTGGCCAGGCATCTGCCCTCGTCAA
Protein-coding regions in this window:
- a CDS encoding G1 family glutamic endopeptidase yields the protein MPAIRRTLVFSAALTALLGYAAPVLAQSPALDAPMILSDSGPTDPQGDPLNATSVNWAGYAATGHRFTSVHANWVQPAANCDATNTWSSFWAGLDGDGSGTVEQTGTMADCSGGSPRYAAWYEMYPAYPVDFSDPVAPGDHLSASVLAGAGGQFTLVLSDQTKNWSHTVHKTLRSARLASAEVIAEAPSSSTGVLPLTDFGTVQFGGATANGQAIGTFSPARIAMATQGGPAKATTSPLSSATDFSVAWQHN
- a CDS encoding homogentisate 1,2-dioxygenase; this encodes MAYYRTVGTVPPKRHTQHRNEAGGLYYEELMGEEGFFSDSSLLYHRAIPSALVDSRVWALPEAKAEANHPLKPYHFKLHDLFPGEQWRQTDAVRGRRVVLANADVRIAYVACGQESPLYRNAIGDECVYVESGEAVVETVFGSLTVGQGDYVVIPRATTHRWLPGGDQPLRLYAIEANSHITPARRYLSKYGQLLEHAPYCERDLRGPSAPLLVGEEGDSRDTDVYVKHRGNGPGGIAGTVFTMPSHPFDVVGWDGCLYPYAFNIANFEPITGRIHQPPPAHQVFEGNNFVICNFVPRKVDYHPLSIPVPYYHSNVDSDEVMFYCGGDYEARKGSGIGQGSVSLHPGGHTHGPQPGAYERSIGAEFFDELAVMVDTFRPLEVAEAGRASDDGVYAWSWSGRGPQDGVSK